Sequence from the Gammaproteobacteria bacterium genome:
TTGGTACAGCAATGTTTATCCTTCGATTTCTCATCCTCGATGGAGCCAGGCAACTGAGCGTCGAATCTGGGGTGATGGGGATATTGAACGTATTCCTTCGCGCCCGTTTAACGGTTACGCCGAGCAGGTCGCGCACCTTTACCCTGGTAGCAAGCAACAGTACCGGTGAGCCGATTCGCAATTCACGCACTACTGTCAGTCCCAGGCGTGTTGTTGATCTATGGTTGGCAGACGGATCAACTGGGTGTAGATGCGGAAAAGACCGTAATCTGGGAAACCGGTATCTGGGCTTTTAACCTTCTAATAACTGTTCTTGTGCTGCCGGTGATCGTACGCTGGGCACAGTGGAGCACACTTTTGCGTTACCGTCGAGCGGTGGGGTTGTGGGTTTTCGCCTACGCTTCAGCGCACCTCGTGTGTTTCCTCACGTTTCTGCTGGGCTGGGACATCGCTCGTCTGGGCGAGGAGGTGAGCGAGCGCCCCTACGTGCTGGCGGGGTTCAGCGCTTGGCTCATACTGCTGATCATGGCGCTGACCTCGACCCGGCGTTGGATGCGTCGTCTGGGTCGGTGGTGGAAACGGTTACACACGATGGTTTACGGGGTGCTTGGACTCGCTGCTGTGCACTATCTGCTCATGATACGCAGTGACTGGGCCTGGCCGGTGGCGTATGCGGTGTGTGCCGTGACACTGCTCGTGATGCGGTTGATCCACCACCGGCAGGTGACGATAACTGGCCGCTGAAAAATAACTGTCATTATGTAATTTATCAATGAATAATTATTTCTTATGCGGTGAACAAGAATCTTTGAATAAGCAGTAGCGTAGTTTCAAGGTATCTTGCTGGGACTGGATGATTTCTCCTTTAATAACCTGTAGCCCTGCGCATGCCCCCTATATTGTACGCAGGGTTTTTTCTGGGTTGCGACTGCAAACTGCAGACCTTGAGCCTAAAGGGTGAACCGGTGTTGCGGGGGAAAATATCAGAGCGTTTTACTGGTCGTTGGTATGTATCCTGCCTTTCAACGTTGATTCAATGTAGTCCATTCGCCGGTGAACAATGGCTTCCGCGGCTTCCGGGTCGCCCTGGTGGAGTGCACGGGCAAGTTCTGCCCGGATCCGAGCAAAGACAGGGATGTCGGCGTGTTTCTGAAAATGGATGTATCGAAGCCGGCGGTTTTCGCCCACAAGAAGCCTTGTCGCGCGACAGACGTGTTCATTGTGGCAGGCATCGCAAAAAAGATTGAACATTGTCTTGTCCAACTGCATGATCGAGTCCAGGTCTGGAGTCCGGGCAACCTTGTCGTAAGCAACTGCAATATCGCCAAAAGCCTGTTTTTGTTCCGAGGTGGCTCTGACAGCACCGGTTCTGGCCATCAAAGCAAGCAAAGTACGGCTCAGCTCGACCCGCAGGAACTGACCTTCATAGTCGACCCGGGTGATTTTGATGCCTTTGCGGGGGAGGATTTCAACCAGTCCTTCTCTGGAGAGTCGCTGCAGTGACTCACGAACAGGTGTACGACCAATTCCGATCAACTGCTGTAAACTATTTTCACTGTGGCTTGAGCCGGGCTTAAGTTGCAGCGTAACAATCAGTTCTTCAAGTTTTTCATAGGCAAGTGTTGTCTGACTGCGTCGGGCCTGAGAAAGTGAAGTGACGGTGGCGCTCATCGATGGCAAAGTGAATCCGGCTGTTGCGTTTAGCTCGGTCGGTCAGGGGCCCTCAGGGTTGCGCGGGTGAACTCCTCAAGGTAATCCATCAGCGCGTCAACGGCAGCGGCTGCTGTTTCTGGGTCGCCTTCAGCTACTTTTCGGGCAAGGTTGGCGTGTAGGCTGGAACACAAAGGCATATTGGCGGTGGTCTTGTAATGAACGAACCAGAATCGCCTCGCAAGTCCGTGGATCAGACCAATGGCCCGGCTCGCGTATTCGTTGTGAGCTACTTGTGCCATTAGCTGGTTGAGTGCGTAGTCCTGTCGCAGGAAATCGATATCACTCCCTGCAGCGGCTGCCTCGTCTATCGCATCAGCGATGACTATGAGCGCCAAACGCTCTGCTTTTGTAGCTCTCAAAGCACCTGATCTTGCCAGCAGATTTTCCAGATTACGTCGCAACTCCAGCATCAGAAGCTGTTTGGCCGGATTAAGGTCGGTTACCTCAATACCTTTACGCGGCAAAATCCTGATCAGCCCTTCGCGTTCCAATTTCTGCAGTGCTTCTCTGATGGGTGTTCGACCAATGTTAAGTTGTTCGACAAGGGTTGCTTCCGACAAATTAGCGCCTGGTTCCAGCACCGTAGTAACGATTAGCTCTTCAAGCTGTTCGTACGCGGTTGTCGTTAGACTTTTTCGTATGCTTAAGTCAGATTTTAGGTTTGGACTTGCCATGATTATTGCCTTCGAAATTCAAATTATTCAGTGAGTGGTTGTTTGCGCAGCCTGTATCCAGTGCTCAGTGTGGGAATATAAGGATGACTGACCAAGATCCAGCTGATCATATTTCAGTAATATGCCTAGAATCATATGATCATATTTCAGTAATATGCCTAGAATCATAACGGGTAAGGATGTACGAACTGTTCCAGAGACGCCGTCGTTGCGTGTACATACGGCTTATTTTGCGTGTACTCGAGACCCAGGTAGTTGCCCATAATGCCCAAGTCGCTGAATTACCAGATCACAGCACAATTTCAGCAAGTGCTGGACCTTCTGAGTGTGGGGACGCCCGCGGTGGTGTTTGTAACTGGTTCAGCCGGCACCGGCAAATCCACCCTGATCGAGGTCTTGCGTGCTGAATTGGACCGACGTCTGGTCGTTTTGGCACCAACTGGTGTGGCAGCGCTCAATGTTCAGGGACAAACCATTCATTCGTTCTTTCAGTTGCCACCAGGGCCACAACCCAAGGCCAAGAAAGTTCTCGGCCCGGCTCGGGACGTCATCGCGCAAATGGATATTCTGGTTATCGATGAAGTCTCCATGGTGCGAGCAGATTTGCTGGATGCGGTCGACGAAGCGTTACGCTTAAACACGAAGAAAAAATCGGCACGTTTCGGCGGCAAAACTGTCGTGCTTGTTGGAGATATGCATCAGTTGCCACCTGTTATCGCCGGCTGCGAGGAACGGCAGCTGTTTGAAGACGCCTACGAATCACCTTACTTTTTTAGTGCCGATTGCCTTAAGCATGAGTCACTGGCATGCGTAACACTGACTGAGTCATTCCGCCAGTCCGACGAGAAGTTCATTCAACTGCTGGATAACATTCGGTTGGGCCGGCATCTTGAGCACACGGTGCAAGCGCTGAATGCTTCTATAGGCGATAGAATGAGTGATGCAGAGAATCGATTGGTTCTGACGGCGGTAAATGCGCGGGCACGCCAGTTCAATGAACAGCAACTCGGTCGGCTGACGGGAAATGAATGGCTCTATAGTGCTGAGCTCAAAGGGGACTGGCTGGAGAATGAAACCCAGTTGCCTTCACCGACTGAGCTTCGCCTTAAGGCCGACGCGCAGGTCATGTTCACAAAAAATGGCCCTGACTGGGTAAACGGCACTCTAGGCAGAGTGGTCGATCTCGATCACGAGTCTATTGAGGTAGAGCTTTTATCAGACACAGGCTCGGGTGCAGTCGTAGGCGTTGAGCGAGAATCCTGGGAACGTTACCGTTACAAGTGGGATGCCAAAAGACGTCACGTCGACACCGAGGTTATTGGAACCTACACCCAGTTTCCATTTATTCTCGCCTGGGCAGTTACAGTGCACAAAGCGCAAGGCCTGACGCTGGATAACATCGACATCGACCTTGGTCGTGGTTTTTTTGCGGCTGGTCAGGCTTATGTCGCGCTCAGTCGTTGCCGTACTCTGGAAGGTATTGCTTTTAACCGCCCCTTGCGTGCAGAAGATATTCGTTGCGACCCTGTCATCCAGTCGTTTTATGCCGGCCTTTATCAGCCAGAATTCTGATCAACACTCAAAAAGCGATTTTGCTGCCGCACGGCTGTTGGGACGATAGCGCCACAAAGGCTTGCTGAAGTCGGGCTGGATCAATTGGCACAGCTCTGCCTCTGTCGATGCCGCTGCAAGCAGCCAGCGAATGCTGTTGGCAGTATCAACCACCTTTTTTACCCACTTGTTGCCATTTTGCAACTGGAAGGACTCCATCCCCGTTGGACAAATGTAATCGAGTACAGCCGACGGCCAGGCACCACTTTCCTGTCGAATAGCCATTGCATAGGTACTGACCTGAAAAGCATGATCGTCGATAATGCTGCGGCGCCGTTTGCCGGAAGTCTTGAGTTCACGGACCTCCCCTGGGTAACGCAAATCGATGTAACCGATGACCGGCACCTCAATGTCCTGTAACGAGAGATTGATGGGTTGTTGGTAGGAAAGCGGTTTATCCCAATCACTCATGATCGGGTAGCAGCGCTGCATACAGGCAATGACGACGTCGCGTTCCTTTGCAATCGCGTGTTGGGCATAGACCTCATCGGTTTTGCTTATCAGTGCATCGTAAGTACGGGTGGCCAGGTCACAGGCCGAGGACTGGTTCATCGAGTCCTCGTCAGACAGCAGTGCACCAATTGTCTCGTCTACTGCAGAGCCCCGGTGCATGGCAGGGCTGCCCTGCTCACGAATGTTGTAGACCAAGTACAGAATTCCCAGCGCTGGATCGGCCCGGAACTGATTCATGGATGTGGCCGACAGGTGTTCGACGCCAAATCGGGCAAACGGGTTATCCATTAAAAGATTCCTGCAGCAGCTGAGAGTGAGCAGCTATCTTAACCGCCCGCTGGCTGGAACGGACAGAACAAGTTTCAGCAGGTCTCAGGTTGGGGCACCGCGGTAAAAGTGCCACAAGAAAAGACTACCCACGGTACGCCATGGCATCCAGTGGGCGACAGCCGCACGGGTCTCGTCGGCGCTGGGCCGGTTGTCCCAACCCTTGAGTTTCTGCAGTGCACGCTGCAACGCAAGGTCACCTGCGGGAAAGACATCTGGCCTTTGCAGCGAGAACATCAAATAGACTTCAGCACTCCAGCGCCCCAACCCACGCAGCATACAAATAGACGCAATGACCTGGCTATCCGCTTGCTGCTCAAGAGCGATTGGGTCGAATTGTCCGGTCACGATCGCCTGGGCCAGGCTATTGACATATTCCACTTTGCGGCCCGACAGCCCGGCCTTGCGCAGTGCACCATCGGACAGTGCCAGTGTCGCGGGGGCTGATATTTCCGGCAGCAGGGCCCGTACTCGGCCCATGATGGATTGGGCTGCCCCGGTTGAGATCTGCTGGCTGACAATGATGGATAGCAATGCCTTGAAACCGACTGGCCGGATACGAGGCTCGGGGTAGCCGACCCGTTTCAGCGCCTGAGCGACGTCACAGTCGTTTGCTGCAATGACGCTCAGGCCTTTGCGGATAGTTCGCCGGTCAATCAACATGCGTTATCGCCGCTCCATCTGTCAGCACATCAGCTACGGGTTATGGGTTTGTATCGGATACGACGCGGCTGGGCGTCGCCGCCGAGTCGTCGCTGACGGTCCTGTTCATATTCCTCGAAGTTACCGGCGAACCAGTTGACTTGGCTGTTTCCTTCGAAAGCCAGAATGTGGGTCGCAATGCGGTCCAGGAACCACCGATCATGAGAAATCACCACCACACAGCCGGGGAAATTGAGTAGTGCCTGTTCCAGAGCACGCAGTGTTTCAACGTCCAGATTGTTGGTGGGTTCATCGAGCAGAAGTACATTACCGCCACTACGAAGAAGCTTGGCCAGGTGAACGCGGTTGCGTTCTCCTCCGGACAAATCCCGAACACGCTTTTGCTGATCGCTACCTTTGAAATTGAAACGGGAGACGTAGGCTCTCGACGGTGTCTGGTAGGAACCGATCTCAAGTGTGTCCTGACGATCAGAAATTTCTTCCCACACCGTCTGGTTGTCATCGAGTGCATCTCGACTCTGATCCACGTAAGCAATCTTGACAGTCTCACCGATTGTTATGCTGCCTTGGTCGGGTGACTCTGCGCCGACCAGCATTCTGAACAGAGTGGTTTTGCCAGCACCGTTGGCGCCGATAATGCCGACGATGGCCCCCGGGGGGAGAGCGAAAGAAAGATTATCGATAAGCAATTTGTCGCCATAGCCCTTGGTGAGTTGGTCGACCTCTATCGCTTTGTCACCAAGTCTGGGGCCTGGCGGGATGTAGATCTCGTTGGTTTCATTTCGTGCCTGGTAGTCTGCTTCAACCAGATCCTTGAAGCGCTGGAGCCTGGCTTTGTTCTTTGCCTGTCTACCCTTCGGGTTGGTGCGCACCCACTCGAGTTCAGACTCAATCGTCTTACGCCGAGCAGACTGGGACTTTTCTTCCATTTTCAGGCGAGTATGCTTTTGTTCCAGCCAGGACGAATAGTTGCCTTCCCAGGGGATACCCTGCCCACGATCGAGTTCGAGGATCCAGCCCGCAACGTTGTCGAGGAAGTATCGGTCATGGGTCACTGCAATGACGGTACCTGGGTAGCGCTCAAGATAACGCTCCAGCCACGCGACCGATTCAGCGTCTAGGTGATTTGTGGGCTCGTCCAACAACAACATGTCTGGCTCTGTGAGCAGCAGGCGGCACAGAGCAACTCGACGCTGCTCACCGCCGGACAGGTGTTCGACCCGTGCGTCCCACGGCGGTAGGCGCAGCGCATCGGCCGCTATCTCGAGATTGCGGTCAAGTTCCCAGGCACCCAGTGCATCTATCTGAGTCTGCAGCTCGCCCTGCTCTTCAATCAGAGCGGCCATCTCATCGTCTTCTAGGGGCTCTGCAAACCGCAAGCTGACTTCATTGAACCGTGTCAGTAGTACCCGCCTGTCGTAGACACCTTCCTCAACGTTGCCGCGCACATCCTTGGTCACATCGAGCACGGGTTCTTGCGGGAGATAGCCGATCTTGAGGTTTTTTTGCGGGATCGCCTCACCTTCAAATTCCGGATCAAGCCCAGCCATGATCCGAAGGACTGTTGATTTCCCAGCGCCATTTAGTCCGAGCACACCGATCTTGGCACCCGGGAAAAACGACAACGAGATGTCCTTGAGAATATATTTTTTCGGTGGGACTACTTTGCCCACACCCATCATGCTGTAAACGTATTGGGCCATTCAGTAATAAAATCAGTGCCTGAGGGGGAGAACCTAAGATTTTACAACGAGCGGATCCTATGCAAACTCAAGAAATTATTTGTTATGGGGTGCTTTTTTTACTAAAATTGTCGTATGGTGTGTCTACAGATTCGAAATGAATCCATACCCCTGAACCTTTTCTTAACCTGAAAGACGAGCAACCAGAACCATGAGCAACTTCTATAGTGCCCCCCTTTCCAAAACCCAGATGTTGAATGCCATTTCCGAACAGACCGGTCTTTCCCGTAAAGATGTCACTGCTGTTGTGGACGGTCTGTCGAGTGTTATTGAGGGCCACCTTAAACCTGGCGCAGCCGGTGTATTCAAACTGCCGGGCTTACTGAAGATCAGTATCGTCGATAAACCTGCCTCCCCACCACGTTGGGGGGTACCCAACCCATTCCGCCCCGGTGAGACCATGAATGTGGCGGCAAAACCTGCCAGCCGGCGGGTTAAAGTATCGGCGATGAAGAATCTTAAGGCGATGGCAGGCTGACCTATTCTGAATCCTGTCAATAAAAACCCCGCCATGAGGCGGGGTTTTTGTATGTTGTATAAGAATCTCTAGACAGCCAGACAGTCATCTGGCAACGCCACAACGGGCGTCAGGTCCCGGTGATGTTTGTAATCCGGTCGCGCAATTTTGGTATAGGCGTTTGAAACCGGATTTAAGATCAGGGAAAAGATGGTGCGATCCCAAGGCGACATATTGTTGGGGGACGCATGCACAAGCGTGTCATGAAAAATCAGCGCCGTGCCTTTCCTGCCGATGGCAGACACAATACCGTTCCGCCTTGCAAGATCGGTGATGGTTGTATCATCGACTACCCACAGCGGGTAGCTTGTGGTGGATGTATCAAGGGATGCAGGATGTTCACCCAGTAGATGCGAACCTGGAATAAACCATAAAGGCCCGTTGAACTCTGTTACATCTTCTAGAAACACATGAAGATTCAACGCCAGAGGCCGGGGGACGCCGTCCTCCTCCCGGTGGGTAGCGAAGTCGTAATGCCACTGCCAGACTTCACCGGAGAATGCCACTTTGACGTTGACTTTGACCTGTTGGATATAGAGTGGTTCGCAAAGGATCTGTTGTGCCGGGGTGAACAGCCGCGGGTGTTGAACCAACCGAGCATACAGGTCATCGCGCAGATGAAGTCCCATGGAGGTACGCACCTGGCCAGAACTTCTCTCTTCAATATTTGAAGGATCACCATCGGCAAACAAGGTCGGTAAGCGAGAATGTAAAAGTTCCACGTCGGTCTCTGAGAAGAGTCCGGGCAGAATCAAAAATCCACTACGCCGAAGTTCGCTCAATTGTGCTGCAGAGAGTTGCATTGAGGATTCGCCGGGTGCTGACTATTCAACCTGCTGTAAAGCGGTCTGGTTCCTTTAAGCAAAATGCCCAGTGCAACCAGCATGCCATTATGACAGGTTCGGTCCGCTGGGGCGGATGGCTTGTCGCCAGGATCTGCCAGCCCCAGAATCACCTACCAGATGACGCCAAAACGTTTACTCGTGGTTGGACATACGCCTTCGGTGAATACACGTCGCCTATTTGACGCCGTGGTAGAAGGTGCGTCGTCGATAGAAATCGAAAACGTAGAGGTTGTAGCGTACCGGCCTTTCGACGCACAGCCGGCGAATGTGCAGGCAGCGCAAGCAGTCATACTGGGGACCACTGAAAACCTGGGGTATATGTCAGGTGCGTTGAAAGACTTTTTCGATCGAATCTATTACCCGTGTCTTGAACACACCAGAGGCATGCCGTATGCGCTCTACATACGCGCTGGTCACGATGGCACCGGTACCCGGCGGAGTATCGAGACCATTGTTAGCGGTTTGGGCTGGAGGGCGGTCCAGGAGCCCCTGATCTGTCGCGGGGACTGGCAAGACGCTTTCGTTGCGCAGTGTCAGGAACTGGGCACTGCCATGGCGGCAGGACTCGAGACAGGTATCTTCTGAGTCCCCACCCTGATCCCGGGGGATCCAGGGGCTATTTGATAGACTGTGTGTTTACTCAGGCCCTCAATGGCCAGGGACAAAAAGACTTCGTTTCCCGGCCACAGTCAGTGAACTTATGAAATTTAGCGTACAACTGTCTTGCGATTACCCTGATCCTGCTTATGGTGGCAAACAGCTGTACGCGGACATGATTGAACAGGCATTGCTTGCCGACCGACTGGGTTTCGATGCGGTCTCGATCACCGAACACCATTTGATCAATCTTCTGATGATGCCGGCACCGCTGCAGTTTGCAGTGAAGATTGCGGGCGTTACTAAACGGGTGAAGATAATTCTGGGCGTCGCGGTACTGCCACTGCACGACATGCGGGTGTACGCCGGCGAATTGGTCTGTGCCGATATATTTACCGATTATCGGCTGCTTGTCGGCCTGGGTCGTGGGGCATTCCCGTTTGAGACTGCCCGCATGGGGATTCCGATAGACAAAACCCTGGAGAAGTTCGATGAATCGGTCGCTGTACTGCAGACTCTGTTGACCGAAGAAGAAGTGTCATGGAGCGGTAAGTACTACCAGTTTGAACCATTGACCGTGATGCCACGCCCGGATCGTGAGATCCCGCTATTGATGAGCGCCGTCAAGCCAGAGGCGATTTATCACTCGACCCGACGGGGCTTCCATATTATGACCACACCACTTGCCGGAGATCACCAGTACATGCTCGACCAGGTGGATGCCTTCGATCGGGGGAAATCCGAGCTTGGGCCGGCAGGTGAGGCGTTGACGCTGTCGCTGTCACGGGTCTCTTTCCTGGTTAAAGATGATGCGGACCGGCGGGCCAAGAATGCAATTGCGCACCACTATTATGGTCGTTTCGACAACATCCGCGGACCCGGCGTGATGCATCACGGCGTAATCTCGCCGTTGCCAAGGACAGTGCCGATCGAAGAAACCGCAGAAAATCTCCTGGTCTGTACACCATCCGAGATGATTGACAAGCTCAAGGTGTACGAGGCCGTCGGGGTCGACCGCTTTATCCTCAATATCAATTTCGGCACCTCGCAACCGGAGATGCTTGAGTGTATTGAAAACTTTGCAACTCAGGTGATGCCGCACTTTGCGGCGCACAATGCGTCCGTTCCGATTAGACAGGTGATCTGATGGCAGCGGTTGCAGTGGATTACCGCGTCCAGGGGGAAGGCCCACCACTCTATATGGTGCACGGCATCGGCTCGCGTAAGGTTACCTGGGATGGGTTGATGCCACAGTTCACACCTTATTTCACCTGCGTCAGTTACGACTTGCGTGGCCACGGTCATAGCCCGGTTCCCACGCCCCCCTACAGCCTGGATGATCTTGTTGAGGATCTCGAGGCCCTGCGCGTCAAACTTGGACACGAGCAGATACATGTTGTTGGGCACTCACTCGGTGGAATGATCGGTCCTGCTTATGCCAGAGCCCATCCGGATCGAGTGAGCTCACTCGGATTACTCAGTACCGCTGCCGGGCGCAGTGACGACGAGCGGAAAAAGTTGTTTGCGCTCATTGCCCAAATGGAGCGGGAGGGTGTGGCACCGGTACTGGATACCCTGCTGGATCGCTGGTACACCGACGAATTTGTACGCGCACGGCCAGATCTGGTCGAGCAACGCAAACAACAGGTGATCGATACGTTAACTGATGTTTTTCTGAGCGTCTTTCGTATTTACGCCACCACCGAGATGGGTCCTTGGCTCCATGAGATTGAAACACCTTGCCTGGTTTTGACAGGCGAACTGGACGGCGGTTGCAACCCGCGGCTTAATCACTTTATTGCCGGTGAACTGCCGCAGTCGGAATTTGTTGTTCTCGATGGATTGAAGCACTCAATCCTGATGGAGGCACCCAACCGGGTGGCAGCACCGCTTAAGAGGTTTCTATTCAAGCACCGCTGATTCGCCGGTTGTCGCTGAACGAACAGCATGGGATCGATTCTTGGAGTCGAGTTTTCACAAGTTTATGCGGTGAGAAAACGGCAGAACAGAGTGGTTTTACCCGCATTGTTGGTCTAACCCGGATGCAAGGCTCAATTCTATAGGCTCAGGAGCACTGGAAAGTCCGGAACAGACGTGGTTGAACCTGTCAGGGTCGAGGAGTACAGTGCGCCGTTTCCTCTTCGGTTTGGCTGTTTGAGCAGTCCCGTTATCAGCTACCTACGAAGTGAATCTATGAGAGAAGATAAAGTCGCCCGTCCAAACCGGCTACGGCACATTGTG
This genomic interval carries:
- a CDS encoding sulfoxide reductase heme-binding subunit YedZ; this translates as MSRFAIHALLSVPGVLLIYGWQTDQLGVDAEKTVIWETGIWAFNLLITVLVLPVIVRWAQWSTLLRYRRAVGLWVFAYASAHLVCFLTFLLGWDIARLGEEVSERPYVLAGFSAWLILLIMALTSTRRWMRRLGRWWKRLHTMVYGVLGLAAVHYLLMIRSDWAWPVAYAVCAVTLLVMRLIHHRQVTITGR
- a CDS encoding GntR family transcriptional regulator; amino-acid sequence: MSATVTSLSQARRSQTTLAYEKLEELIVTLQLKPGSSHSENSLQQLIGIGRTPVRESLQRLSREGLVEILPRKGIKITRVDYEGQFLRVELSRTLLALMARTGAVRATSEQKQAFGDIAVAYDKVARTPDLDSIMQLDKTMFNLFCDACHNEHVCRATRLLVGENRRLRYIHFQKHADIPVFARIRAELARALHQGDPEAAEAIVHRRMDYIESTLKGRIHTNDQ
- a CDS encoding GntR family transcriptional regulator → MASPNLKSDLSIRKSLTTTAYEQLEELIVTTVLEPGANLSEATLVEQLNIGRTPIREALQKLEREGLIRILPRKGIEVTDLNPAKQLLMLELRRNLENLLARSGALRATKAERLALIVIADAIDEAAAAGSDIDFLRQDYALNQLMAQVAHNEYASRAIGLIHGLARRFWFVHYKTTANMPLCSSLHANLARKVAEGDPETAAAAVDALMDYLEEFTRATLRAPDRPS
- a CDS encoding DEAD/DEAH box helicase, with the translated sequence MPKSLNYQITAQFQQVLDLLSVGTPAVVFVTGSAGTGKSTLIEVLRAELDRRLVVLAPTGVAALNVQGQTIHSFFQLPPGPQPKAKKVLGPARDVIAQMDILVIDEVSMVRADLLDAVDEALRLNTKKKSARFGGKTVVLVGDMHQLPPVIAGCEERQLFEDAYESPYFFSADCLKHESLACVTLTESFRQSDEKFIQLLDNIRLGRHLEHTVQALNASIGDRMSDAENRLVLTAVNARARQFNEQQLGRLTGNEWLYSAELKGDWLENETQLPSPTELRLKADAQVMFTKNGPDWVNGTLGRVVDLDHESIEVELLSDTGSGAVVGVERESWERYRYKWDAKRRHVDTEVIGTYTQFPFILAWAVTVHKAQGLTLDNIDIDLGRGFFAAGQAYVALSRCRTLEGIAFNRPLRAEDIRCDPVIQSFYAGLYQPEF
- a CDS encoding DNA-3-methyladenine glycosylase 2 family protein, with the protein product MLIDRRTIRKGLSVIAANDCDVAQALKRVGYPEPRIRPVGFKALLSIIVSQQISTGAAQSIMGRVRALLPEISAPATLALSDGALRKAGLSGRKVEYVNSLAQAIVTGQFDPIALEQQADSQVIASICMLRGLGRWSAEVYLMFSLQRPDVFPAGDLALQRALQKLKGWDNRPSADETRAAVAHWMPWRTVGSLFLWHFYRGAPT
- the ettA gene encoding energy-dependent translational throttle protein EttA encodes the protein MAQYVYSMMGVGKVVPPKKYILKDISLSFFPGAKIGVLGLNGAGKSTVLRIMAGLDPEFEGEAIPQKNLKIGYLPQEPVLDVTKDVRGNVEEGVYDRRVLLTRFNEVSLRFAEPLEDDEMAALIEEQGELQTQIDALGAWELDRNLEIAADALRLPPWDARVEHLSGGEQRRVALCRLLLTEPDMLLLDEPTNHLDAESVAWLERYLERYPGTVIAVTHDRYFLDNVAGWILELDRGQGIPWEGNYSSWLEQKHTRLKMEEKSQSARRKTIESELEWVRTNPKGRQAKNKARLQRFKDLVEADYQARNETNEIYIPPGPRLGDKAIEVDQLTKGYGDKLLIDNLSFALPPGAIVGIIGANGAGKTTLFRMLVGAESPDQGSITIGETVKIAYVDQSRDALDDNQTVWEEISDRQDTLEIGSYQTPSRAYVSRFNFKGSDQQKRVRDLSGGERNRVHLAKLLRSGGNVLLLDEPTNNLDVETLRALEQALLNFPGCVVVISHDRWFLDRIATHILAFEGNSQVNWFAGNFEEYEQDRQRRLGGDAQPRRIRYKPITRS
- a CDS encoding HU family DNA-binding protein, which encodes MSNFYSAPLSKTQMLNAISEQTGLSRKDVTAVVDGLSSVIEGHLKPGAAGVFKLPGLLKISIVDKPASPPRWGVPNPFRPGETMNVAAKPASRRVKVSAMKNLKAMAG
- a CDS encoding phytanoyl-CoA dioxygenase family protein; translated protein: MQLSAAQLSELRRSGFLILPGLFSETDVELLHSRLPTLFADGDPSNIEERSSGQVRTSMGLHLRDDLYARLVQHPRLFTPAQQILCEPLYIQQVKVNVKVAFSGEVWQWHYDFATHREEDGVPRPLALNLHVFLEDVTEFNGPLWFIPGSHLLGEHPASLDTSTTSYPLWVVDDTTITDLARRNGIVSAIGRKGTALIFHDTLVHASPNNMSPWDRTIFSLILNPVSNAYTKIARPDYKHHRDLTPVVALPDDCLAV
- a CDS encoding flavodoxin family protein, whose amino-acid sequence is MTPKRLLVVGHTPSVNTRRLFDAVVEGASSIEIENVEVVAYRPFDAQPANVQAAQAVILGTTENLGYMSGALKDFFDRIYYPCLEHTRGMPYALYIRAGHDGTGTRRSIETIVSGLGWRAVQEPLICRGDWQDAFVAQCQELGTAMAAGLETGIF
- a CDS encoding LLM class flavin-dependent oxidoreductase, translated to MKFSVQLSCDYPDPAYGGKQLYADMIEQALLADRLGFDAVSITEHHLINLLMMPAPLQFAVKIAGVTKRVKIILGVAVLPLHDMRVYAGELVCADIFTDYRLLVGLGRGAFPFETARMGIPIDKTLEKFDESVAVLQTLLTEEEVSWSGKYYQFEPLTVMPRPDREIPLLMSAVKPEAIYHSTRRGFHIMTTPLAGDHQYMLDQVDAFDRGKSELGPAGEALTLSLSRVSFLVKDDADRRAKNAIAHHYYGRFDNIRGPGVMHHGVISPLPRTVPIEETAENLLVCTPSEMIDKLKVYEAVGVDRFILNINFGTSQPEMLECIENFATQVMPHFAAHNASVPIRQVI
- a CDS encoding alpha/beta hydrolase → MAAVAVDYRVQGEGPPLYMVHGIGSRKVTWDGLMPQFTPYFTCVSYDLRGHGHSPVPTPPYSLDDLVEDLEALRVKLGHEQIHVVGHSLGGMIGPAYARAHPDRVSSLGLLSTAAGRSDDERKKLFALIAQMEREGVAPVLDTLLDRWYTDEFVRARPDLVEQRKQQVIDTLTDVFLSVFRIYATTEMGPWLHEIETPCLVLTGELDGGCNPRLNHFIAGELPQSEFVVLDGLKHSILMEAPNRVAAPLKRFLFKHR